The genomic window CCGGCCGGCGCGCGCGGCCTCATGCAGCTGATGCCCGGCACGGCCAAGGAAGTGGCCACGCGGCTGGGCGTGCCCTACGCCCCGCAGCGGCTGTACGACGAGGACTACAACCTGCAGCTTGGCGCATCCTACCTGCAGCGGATGATTACCTACTTCGACGGCAACCATGTGCTGGCCGTTGCCGCCTACAACGCCGGGCCGGGTAACGTGAACAAGTGGCTCCGCCGCTTCGGCGATCCCCGCCAGCCGGGGGTGGATGTGATCGATTGGATCGAGCAGATCCCCTTCAGCGAAACGCGCAACTACGTGCAGCGCGTGCTTGAGAATGCGGTGGTCTACGCCCTTCTCAAGACGGACGGCAGCCAGTCGTTGGTGGCCAGCCGGCAGGATGGCGGCCAGGAGGCCCAGGCGCGGGAAACCGGGCAGACGCGCCTGCTCTCCCGCCATCTGGGCCTTACCGGCGAAGGCGGGAAAACCAGCGCGCTGGGTGGCTGAGGCTGGGCGGCTGAAATCGTTCGGTTCTGAGATGTGCAAGGGATGTGACGTGCAGGGGGGGGGTGCGCTCCCTTGCCGGTATCGAGCCGGGCGTATCCTCATGGGCGCGGCTGCGCGCCGGTTATCGCCTGTTTATGGGAGCCCAACGAACAGCCTGTTCCCACGCGGGGGCAAAATGCTCTAACCAGGAGTTTATGAGCAAGGCATTCGTCAAGGAACGGGACGAGGAAGACGAGGAGGCGGTTGCGCCCCCTCCTCCCGGTGGCAAGAACTACATGACGCCCGAGGGCTGGCACAGGCTCTCGCAGGAGCGTGAACACCTGCTGAAGGTGGAACGGCCCAAGCTGGTGGAGACGGTCTCCTGGGCCGCAGGCAATGGAGATCGCTCCGAAAACGGCGACTATCTCTACGGCAAGAAGCGGCTGCGCGAGATTGACCGCCGCCTGCGCTACCTCGCCAAGCGGCTGGAATCGGCCGTGGTGGTGAACCCTGCCAACCAGCCCAACAAGACGCAGGTCTTCTTCGGCGCAAGCGTCACCTACGTGGACGATACCGATACGGAGCGGACGGTAAAGATCGTCGGCCAGGACGAGGTGGACACGTCCCGCGGCCACGTCAGCTGGGTCTCGCCGGTCGCGCGGGCGCTGATGAAGGCGCGGGTGGGCGATGTGGTGACGCTGACAACGCCGCGCGGGCCGGTTGAACTGGAAGTGCTCGACATCCGCTACGACGGCTGAACCCGCCCCTCAACCGCCCGCCACGGCCAGATGACCGGGCGGGCGGGAACAAACCGACGCAACCAACACGAACGCTCCGCAACGATACTCAAATCGTGATGCCTGCCTGGCGACAGGCCCGTGAGGCGGGGCCAGGGGATGGCCCGCCCCGGCGCCGCCAAGGTCTATTGCTGCTGAGCCTTGCTCTGCTTCTTCTCGCGCATGGCCGAGCGGTGCTCTTCCATCGACACCGTACCGTCCTTGTTGGTGTCCATTTTGTCGAACTTCGCGTCATGAGCGGCCATAAACTCCTGACGGGTGATGGTGCCGTTACCGTCCGTATCCCATTCCTTGAACATCTGCTCCGCGTGCTGCCGATGCTGTTCCTTGGTCATCGGGCCCATCATCATCTTGCCCATCTTCCCGCCCGAGGGCGGCGGAGACGGGGGCGTCGTCGTATCCTGTGTCTGGGCCATTGCCACGGTTGCGGAAAGGGACAGGCCCATGGCGAGGGTTGAAATCAGAAATGCCTTCATCGGTCTCACTCCTGACTCTGGAGATTGCGCGGTGGACAGGGATTGGCCACCGGTTGCCTGCCTGATGTTCGGGCTTGGCGAGGCGCCCGCGGCGCCTTCTTCAATCACCCCTTAACCCTTTATACGTCCCGTCGGATCCACAGCCTTCGCGTCTCGAAAGCCCCAGGGGCTCGGGTTACCGCTCACCCGCAACGGGCCATCGGCAGCGCAAGGAATCTCCGGATAAGGAATGTACCGGCAGGCGGCATCTGCTCCGCCTTCACCCCGCCATCTCAGGCGGACAGGCAGCGGATGAAGGTTTCCGTATCCACGTTGCCGCCGGAAAGGGTGAGCACGGCTGCCTTGTCCCTTACTTCCACCTTGCCCGCCAGTACTGCCGCCAGCGACACCGCCCCGCCCGGCTCCACCACCAGTTTCAGCTCGCGGAAGGCGAAGGCGACGGCCCTCATCACCTCCGCCTCGGTGACGAAGATGCCCCTCGCCCCGGCCGCTTTCAGAATGGGGAAGGTATAGGCGCCGATCATCGGCGTTTGCAGCGCGTCGCACAGGGTCGGCGCATAGCCCTCGATGGGCAGTCGCTCGCCAGCAAGCAGCGAGCGGCCGGCGTCATCGTAGTGCTCCGGCTCGACCAGCACCACGCGGATGCCCGGAAAGGCCTCCCGTAGCGCGAGCGTACAGCCGGAGGCGAGCCCGCCGCCGCCGCAGTTGGAGATGAACAGGTCGGGCGCGACGCCCAAACGCGCCAGGTCTTCCGCCGCCTCCAGCCCCGCCGTGCCCTGCCCCGCGATGATGGCAGGATCATCGAACGAGGGCACCACCACCGCGCCGCGCTCTCCGGCGAGGCGGGCGGCGATCTCCTCTCGGCTTTCAGTGGCGCGATCGTAGAAGATCACCTCCGCGCCGTATCCCTTCGTGCGGGCCACCTTCAGCGCGGGCGCGTCCGACGGCATGACGATGGTCGCCGGCACGCCCAGCACCTGCGCCGCGCGGGCAACCCCTTGCGCGTGGTTGCCGGAAGAAAAGGCCACAACGCCGGCGCGCCTCTGCGAATCGTCCAGTTGCAACAGCCTGTTCGTGGCCCCGCGCAGCTTGAAGGAGCCGGTTTCCTGCAGCGTCTCGGCCTTCAGGAAAACACGCCCGCCCACGGCCTCGTTCAGGGCTGCGTTTTCCAGCAGCGGCGTGCGGACAACCCGCCCCCGGAGCCTCTCTGCGGCCAGCCGAACGTCGGCGATGGTCGGGATATCGCAAAATGCTTCGGCGCCAACAAAGCCGCTCATGCGTTAAGCTCCTGTAAACAATGGGTAAACCCGGCGAAAGCCATGTGAATTTTTTGAGTCAAAAACTCTTTACAAGGGGGACCTTAGACCCTATTTGAACCCCCGCTGCCCCATGGGGACTTCCAACCGCAAGGCAGCATTGGTGTCAACAGCCTGTTGGAGGTCCCATGAGATGCGCAACGACCATAGCGCGCTGGGGGTAGCCACTACCCTTCGTCCGGTTTCTCCGGTCACCTGCATCCGTCCGCACGCCGCCGCCAAGGCTGCCCGCTTCTTTTCCGAGAAGTTTCCGGGCAAGGTCCTTTATGCGGTGAAGGCGAATCCGTCCCCGGAACTCATCGAGGTTCTGTGGGCGAACGGCGTCACGCACTTCGACGTTGCCTCGATCGCCGAGGTGCGCCGTGTGCGCGAGCTGCTGCCGAACGCCACCCTGTGCTACATGCACCCGGTCAAGCCCATCGAGGCCATTGTCGAGGCGTATGAGAAGCACGGCGTTCGCACCTTCTCGCTCGACAGCCACGAGGAGCTGGAGAAGATCCTGGCGGCGACCAACAACGCCGAGGACCTGACCCTGTGCGTGCGTCTGCGGGTGTCCTCGGGCCACTCAAGCTGTCTCTCGCCTCCAAGTTCGGCGTGAGCGCGGACGAGGCCCCGTCGCTCCTGCTGGCGACCCGCCAGGCCGCCGACTCGCTCGGCGTGTGCTTCCACGTGGGCAGCCAGGCGATGTCGCCGCAGGCCTACGCCGATGCGCTTGCCATCGCCAAGACCGCGATCGTCCAGGCGGGCGTGACCGTTGACGTGGTGGACGTGGGCGGGGGTTTCCCGTCGGTCTACCCCGGCATGGTGCCGCCGCCGCTCGAAGCCTACTTCGAGACGATCAAGGCCCAGTTCGAGGAACTGCCGATCTCCTACTCGGCGGAGCTGTGGTGCGAGCCGGGCCGGGCGCTGTGCGCGGAGTACTCGAGCGTGGTTGTGCGCGTGGAGAAGCGGACCGGCGACGTGCTGTTCATCAACGACGGCTCGTACGGCTCGCTGTTCGATGCGGCGCACGTGAACTGGCGCTTTCCGGTTCGTCTGCTGCGGGACACCCCGTCGCAGACCAAGACCGCGGAGTTCAGCTTCTACGGGCCGACGTGCGACGACATGGACTTCATGAAGGGTCCGTTTGAGCTGCCGGCGGATGTCCGCGCGGGCGACTATATCGAAATCGGCATGCTGGGCGCCTATGGCGCGGCCCTGCGGACCGACTTCAACGGCTTCCGGTCCGACAAGACCCAGGAAGTCCGCGATGCGCCGATGTACTCGCTCTACGGCAACGAAGCCGAGGATGAGGCGCAGCTGCCCCTGAATTTCGCGCGTTCCGCGGAATAAGGGCATCAACCTTCGCTCTAGACTGTTAGGGCATTCCAGTTTCCGGCGGCGGGCGTAGCCCGTCAAACCGCCGCCGGAATTCCTTATCAGCCGTTAGGGGGCCGACGCGGCTCGCCCCCCGGCGCGTTGCTCAGGATGGAGACGCATTCCATGACTCAACCTCTCGCCAACGACCAGCGCAAGGCCGAGCTTCTGTCGAAGGAAGTGAAGCACATCGACATCAAGTCGTTCGATGCGCGTCCGATCATCGACCAGATGGCGAACATGTCCTTCACCTCGCGCGATCTGGCGCGGGCGACCCGCATCTACAACACGATGCTGGAAGACAAGGACTGCTCGATCTTCCTGGTGATCGCCGGCTCCACCTCCGCCGGCGGCTGCATGGACCTCTATGCGGAACTGGTGAAGAACAACATGGTGGACGGCATCGTCGCCACCGGCGCATCGATCGTCGACATGGACTTCTTCGAGGGTCTGGGCCACAAGCACTATCAGGCGCTGGAAGTGCCCGACGACAACACCCTGCGTTCGCTCTACATCGACCGTATCTACGATACCTACATCGATGAGGAGCAGCTGCAGGACTGCGATCACACCATCTTCAAAATCGCAGAGTCGCTGGAGCCGAAGGCCTACTCGTCGCGCGCCTTCATCCGTGAGATGGGCCGTTACCTGTCCGAGCACGGCAAGAAGGAAAACTCGCTGGTCAAGCTGGCCTACGAGAACGACGTGCCCATCTTCTGCCCGGCGTTCGTCGACTCCTCGGCCGGTTTCGGCCTGGTGAAGCACCAGGTCGAGCGCGCCAAGGCGGGCAAGCCGTACATGGTGCTGGACGCCATTGCGGACTTCCGCGAACTGACCGACATCAAGATCAAGGCCGGCACCACCGGCCTCCTGATGATCGGCGGCGGCGTGCCGAAGAACTTCATTCAGGACACCGTGGTGTGCGCCGAAATCCTCGGCCATGAGGATGTGGACATGCACAAGTACGCGGTGCAGATCACCGTGGCCGACGTGCGCGACGGCGCCTGCTCGTCCTCGACCCTGAAGGAAGCCGCCAGCTGGGGCAAGGTGGACACCGCGCTGGAGCAGATGGTGTTCGCGGAAGCCGGTTCGGTGATGCCGCTGCTGGCATCGGACGCCTACCACCGCGGCGCGTGGAAGACCCGCGCCAAGCGCGCCTGGGGCAAGCTGTTCGACAAGTAAGAACGGAATTCGGAACCGCGCAGAGATGCGTGGCCCGGTCCTGCAAGGCGGGGCGCTGGAAACAGCGCCCCGCTTTGTTTTGGGGGTGGGCCGTTGCCGCGTTTTAGCCATGCTGGTACATCTTCGTAACAAAGATCATAGGCGCTGCATCAGCCAGCAACCGATGACTCTACCTCCAGACACGCGGATCAGGAGCGTTTTCCATGAAGAAGCTCGCGGGCGCTGCCGCGCTTGCCCTCGCCTGTAGCCTGCCCCTCGCCTCAGCGCAGACCCACGCCGCCCCTGAAACCCTCCAGACGGAGATAGAGCGGGTGGAACGGGCAAGACAGCTCTCCAGGCAGGCCTTCGAGCTTACGGAAGCGCAGAAGCTTGAAGAGGCGCTACCGCTGCTCGATGAGGCCCTGCGCCTCGTTCCCCTGCCCGGCGAACCCCGTGGGCGTATCCAGATGCAGCGAGGCTGGCTTCTGACACAGCTCAAGCGGCCGCAGGAAGCCCTTCCCGCCCTTGAGCAGGCCTCGGCGATGCTGCCGAACGAGCCGCAGGCTTACATCTATTGGGCAGAGGCGCAGTGGGCCGCCGGCCAGACCGTCGCCGCCAGCCAGAACATCACCTATGTCGCCCGCCATTACCCTGAGCGCCTGCGGCAGATGGACAAGCGCGCGGTCATCGGCCTGCTTGATGCCCTGAAGCGGGGGAACCACACGGAAGCGCGGTTCGGGCTGGTCCTCACCCTCGTCTGGCAGGGCTATGACGGCGGGTCGGCAACCGGCGAGATGGACTGGCTGAGGATGGAAGCTGCGACCGGGTTGCTGCAACGCAACCGTCCTGAAGAAGCCGCTGATGTGGCGAGCGCCGTGACGGACAACTACGCCATGCTCGAAATGCTGGTCAGCCGGCAGTTCGAGTCCATATGGCCCCGGCTGGAGGAAAAAGCCGGGCCGGACATGGCCAGGCACTTGGCGGCAAACCTGACGGCGGCAAGCGAAGCGTTCAAACAGGAGCCCGGCAACCTCAAGCAGCGCCTCCGCTACATGAACGCCTTGCGCGCCCTCGGCCGGTACGAAGAAGCCATTGCTGCCGCCGAGCCCGTGACGGGCGACCTGCAGGCCATGGC from Pedomonas mirosovicensis includes these protein-coding regions:
- a CDS encoding lytic transglycosylase domain-containing protein is translated as MLHAVARQESLFNPNAVSPAGARGLMQLMPGTAKEVATRLGVPYAPQRLYDEDYNLQLGASYLQRMITYFDGNHVLAVAAYNAGPGNVNKWLRRFGDPRQPGVDVIDWIEQIPFSETRNYVQRVLENAVVYALLKTDGSQSLVASRQDGGQEAQARETGQTRLLSRHLGLTGEGGKTSALGG
- the greB gene encoding transcription elongation factor GreB gives rise to the protein MTPEGWHRLSQEREHLLKVERPKLVETVSWAAGNGDRSENGDYLYGKKRLREIDRRLRYLAKRLESAVVVNPANQPNKTQVFFGASVTYVDDTDTERTVKIVGQDEVDTSRGHVSWVSPVARALMKARVGDVVTLTTPRGPVELEVLDIRYDG
- a CDS encoding EF-hand domain-containing protein, translating into MKAFLISTLAMGLSLSATVAMAQTQDTTTPPSPPPSGGKMGKMMMGPMTKEQHRQHAEQMFKEWDTDGNGTITRQEFMAAHDAKFDKMDTNKDGTVSMEEHRSAMREKKQSKAQQQ
- a CDS encoding threonine ammonia-lyase, whose product is MSGFVGAEAFCDIPTIADVRLAAERLRGRVVRTPLLENAALNEAVGGRVFLKAETLQETGSFKLRGATNRLLQLDDSQRRAGVVAFSSGNHAQGVARAAQVLGVPATIVMPSDAPALKVARTKGYGAEVIFYDRATESREEIAARLAGERGAVVVPSFDDPAIIAGQGTAGLEAAEDLARLGVAPDLFISNCGGGGLASGCTLALREAFPGIRVVLVEPEHYDDAGRSLLAGERLPIEGYAPTLCDALQTPMIGAYTFPILKAAGARGIFVTEAEVMRAVAFAFRELKLVVEPGGAVSLAAVLAGKVEVRDKAAVLTLSGGNVDTETFIRCLSA
- a CDS encoding 1,9-bis(guanidino)-5-aza-nonane synthase produces the protein MTQPLANDQRKAELLSKEVKHIDIKSFDARPIIDQMANMSFTSRDLARATRIYNTMLEDKDCSIFLVIAGSTSAGGCMDLYAELVKNNMVDGIVATGASIVDMDFFEGLGHKHYQALEVPDDNTLRSLYIDRIYDTYIDEEQLQDCDHTIFKIAESLEPKAYSSRAFIREMGRYLSEHGKKENSLVKLAYENDVPIFCPAFVDSSAGFGLVKHQVERAKAGKPYMVLDAIADFRELTDIKIKAGTTGLLMIGGGVPKNFIQDTVVCAEILGHEDVDMHKYAVQITVADVRDGACSSSTLKEAASWGKVDTALEQMVFAEAGSVMPLLASDAYHRGAWKTRAKRAWGKLFDK